From Lewinellaceae bacterium:
ATTTGATCTGATCATTCTGGAATCTTCCGGCATAGGCCAGTCCGGATCGGAAATCACCGATCATGTCAACCTTGCCGTCTATGTCATGACGCCGGAATACGGGGCTGCCTCCCAGCTGGAAAAGATCGACATGCTGGACTTTGCGGATGTGGTGGTTATCAACAAATTCGACAAACGGGGTGCTCAGGATGCGCTCCGCGATGTACGCAAACAATACGTGCGCAACCATCAATTATGGGACCAGGACCCAGTGAATTTGCCTGTGTTTGGAACCATGGCTTCCCAGTTCAATGATCCGGGGGTTAATGTACTCTATCATCACCTGCTGGATCAGTTGGGAGAACGTGGATTTTTAACCACAGGAAATAACCCGTCTCAACCGGAAGCCGAACAAACGAAACGTTACATCATTCCTCCGGCCCGGACCCGTTACCTGGCGGAGATCGCTGAAAATAACCGCCAATACGATGGTTTGGTGAAAGAACAGGCCGACCTGGCAAGGGAAGCATTTGCCCTGTCCCTTACCCTGAAACGACAAGATTCGGACCCGGTTCGGAAAAATTTACAGGAACAATTCGAGGCTATCTGGGCAAAACTGGATGCTACCAGTAAAGAAATTATTGAGAACTGGAAGCAACAACGGCAAGCTTATCAGGATGACACGTTCACTTACCTGGTGCGAGGCAAGGCCATCACGGTACCGACGCGAACGGAAACGTTGTCCCATCAGTTGATCCCCAAAATAGCATTTCCCAGGTGGGAAGACTGGGGTGAACAGGTACACTGGTCCCGGCAGGAAAATGTACCAGGTTCATTTCCCTACACAGCCGGGGTATTTCCCTTCAAACGAAAAGGAGAGGACCCTACCCGAATGTTTGCCGGCGAAGGAAGCCCGGAACGGACCAACCGCAGATTCCACTACCTTAGTTATAACATGCCGGCAATCCGTTTGTCCACAGCTTTTGATTCAGTGACCCTCTATGGCGAGGATCCGGATCATCGCCCCGACATCTATGGAAAGGTGGGTAATTCCGGAGTGAGTATTTGTTCGCTGGATGATATCAAACGGCTGTATTCCGGGTTTGACCTTTGTGACCCGAAGACCTCGGTGTCCATGACCATCAATGGCCCGGCAGCCACCATGACCGCTTTGTTCATGAATGCTGCCATTGACCAGCAATGTGAAAAATATATCATTGCAAATGGCCTGGAAGCGCAGGTAGAACAATTCAAAAAGCAGCAATACGACGAAAGAGGTCTCTCCAGGCCGGAATACCGGACAGAACTGCCACCGCATCATGACCAACTCGGTCTGCTTCTCCTGGGATTGACCGGAGATCAGGTCCTGTCACAGGAAATTTACCAGGAATGCAAGGACCGGGCGCTGGCATCTGTGCGGGGTACCGTGCAGGCCGACATTCTGAAGGAGGACCAGGCGCAAAATACCTGCATTTTCTCCACGGAGTTTTCCCTGCAGTTGATGGGTGACATGCAGGCTTATTTCATTGATCAACAGGTGCGTAATTTTTACTCCGTCTCGATCTCGGGCTATCACATCGCTGAGGCGGGGGCCAATCCCATTACCCAGTTGGCCTTTACCTTATCCAATGGATTCACTTATGTGGAATATTACCTTTCGCGGGGTATGCACATCGACGATTTTGCACCAAACTTTTCTTTCTTCTTCAGCAATGGGCTGGATCCGGAATATGCCGTCATCGGACGGGTGGCCCGGCGCATCTGGGCGAAAGCCATCAAGCATAAATACGGAGGCAATGAGCGTTCGCAAATGTTGAAATACCACATCCAGACCTCAGGTCGGTCCCTGCATGCCCAGGAGATTGCCTTCAATGATATCCGGACCACACTGCAGGCGCTCTATGCCATCTACGATAACTGCAATTCATTGCACACCAACGCTTACGATGAAGCGATCACGACACCCACGGAAGAGTCGGTCCGGCGTGCAGTGGCTATTCAACTGATCATCAACCATGAGCTGGGGATGACCCGTAATGAAAATCCATTGCAGGGCGCCTTTATCATTGAAGAGCTGACGGATCTGGTTGAAGAAGCCGTGCTTCTTGAATTCGAGCGGATATCGGACCGTGGCGGTGTACTGGGTGCCATGGAGACGATGTATCAAAGATCAAGGATTCAGGAGGAGAGTTTGTACTATGAGACCCTTAAACATTCCGGCGCATATCCGATCATCGGGGTGAATACATTCCTCTCCAAGGAAGGATCACC
This genomic window contains:
- a CDS encoding methylmalonyl-CoA mutase family protein, giving the protein MQSYHPKNKIRIVTAASLFDGHDAAINIMRRIMQASGAEIIHLGHNRSVREIVRAAIQEDAQAIAITSYQGGHMEYFKYMYDLLQEAHAGHIRIFGGGGGTILPEEIEALQAYGIAHIYSPDEGRHLGLQGMINDLLKACDFATGAIEKDAFSQLDTKHPQIVARVISAIENGIPGHQADLDALSGKAAGLKNTPVIGFTGTGGAGKSSLVDELIRRFLHQFPRKTIGVISVDPTKRKTGGALLGDRIRMNAIDTDRVYLRSLATRQANQALSQFVQPAIDVLKVAGFDLIILESSGIGQSGSEITDHVNLAVYVMTPEYGAASQLEKIDMLDFADVVVINKFDKRGAQDALRDVRKQYVRNHQLWDQDPVNLPVFGTMASQFNDPGVNVLYHHLLDQLGERGFLTTGNNPSQPEAEQTKRYIIPPARTRYLAEIAENNRQYDGLVKEQADLAREAFALSLTLKRQDSDPVRKNLQEQFEAIWAKLDATSKEIIENWKQQRQAYQDDTFTYLVRGKAITVPTRTETLSHQLIPKIAFPRWEDWGEQVHWSRQENVPGSFPYTAGVFPFKRKGEDPTRMFAGEGSPERTNRRFHYLSYNMPAIRLSTAFDSVTLYGEDPDHRPDIYGKVGNSGVSICSLDDIKRLYSGFDLCDPKTSVSMTINGPAATMTALFMNAAIDQQCEKYIIANGLEAQVEQFKKQQYDERGLSRPEYRTELPPHHDQLGLLLLGLTGDQVLSQEIYQECKDRALASVRGTVQADILKEDQAQNTCIFSTEFSLQLMGDMQAYFIDQQVRNFYSVSISGYHIAEAGANPITQLAFTLSNGFTYVEYYLSRGMHIDDFAPNFSFFFSNGLDPEYAVIGRVARRIWAKAIKHKYGGNERSQMLKYHIQTSGRSLHAQEIAFNDIRTTLQALYAIYDNCNSLHTNAYDEAITTPTEESVRRAVAIQLIINHELGMTRNENPLQGAFIIEELTDLVEEAVLLEFERISDRGGVLGAMETMYQRSRIQEESLYYETLKHSGAYPIIGVNTFLSKEGSPTIVPREVIRATGEEKQYQISSLHEMQSLLRPKAQESLKQLRQKALEGENLFETLMETVKYCSLGQITHALYEVGGQYRRNM